The Bacillus sp. Marseille-Q1617 genome has a segment encoding these proteins:
- a CDS encoding sodium:alanine symporter family protein — protein MELFNTILGTLNDYMWSYILIAGLVGLGLYFSLRTKFVQFRYIVEMGRLLTDKTTISAKGRRGISSFQAFTISTASRVGTGNLAGVATAIAGGGPGAVFWMWLIALLGGATSFIESTLAQIYKVNDGKDGFRGGPAYYMEKGLNARWMGILFAVIITFCFGLVFNSVQSNTISLAMEGAYSFDRLTTGIILAALTAVVIFGGIKRIAHVTQILVPVMAILYILLALYILITNITMLPDMFVLIYESAFGIREVVSGGVGAAIMMGIKRGLFSNEAGMGSAPNAAATAGVTHPVKQGLIQTLGVFTDTLIICTATAFMIILSDQYTAGIDGIQLTQAALSFHVGEWANTFVAVAIFLFAFSSVIGNYYYGETNIEFIKYSPAALFIYRLAVIGMVIFGAVVKLDVVWGLADLFMGLMAIINLIAITLLTKIALAALKDYRAQKKQGKDPIFYSNSIEGLKGIECWDEKPAAKSQDL, from the coding sequence ATGGAATTATTCAATACCATACTCGGTACGTTAAATGATTATATGTGGTCTTATATTCTTATTGCAGGTCTTGTAGGGCTTGGACTCTATTTTTCACTGCGTACCAAGTTTGTCCAGTTTCGCTATATTGTTGAAATGGGACGATTACTGACAGATAAAACGACGATTTCAGCAAAAGGAAGAAGGGGGATTTCCTCTTTCCAGGCATTCACCATCAGTACTGCATCCCGCGTCGGGACAGGAAATCTCGCTGGTGTTGCGACAGCGATTGCCGGCGGCGGTCCGGGTGCCGTTTTCTGGATGTGGCTGATTGCATTGCTGGGAGGAGCAACAAGCTTCATTGAAAGTACTCTGGCACAGATCTACAAAGTAAATGATGGTAAAGATGGATTTCGCGGCGGTCCCGCGTATTACATGGAAAAAGGATTGAACGCACGCTGGATGGGAATTCTTTTTGCCGTCATCATCACATTCTGTTTCGGTTTGGTCTTTAATTCTGTGCAATCGAATACCATTTCATTAGCGATGGAAGGCGCATACTCTTTTGACCGATTAACGACTGGTATTATATTAGCGGCACTCACGGCGGTCGTCATCTTCGGAGGAATCAAGCGAATTGCTCACGTGACACAAATCCTTGTACCCGTCATGGCCATTCTTTATATTTTACTTGCCCTTTATATTCTCATCACCAATATCACCATGCTCCCTGATATGTTCGTGTTGATTTATGAAAGTGCATTCGGGATCAGGGAAGTTGTAAGCGGTGGAGTCGGTGCAGCTATCATGATGGGGATCAAACGGGGCCTATTCTCGAATGAAGCCGGTATGGGTAGTGCGCCGAATGCTGCTGCGACTGCCGGGGTCACACACCCCGTTAAGCAAGGATTGATCCAGACTCTTGGGGTGTTTACCGACACATTGATCATTTGTACGGCGACTGCCTTCATGATCATCCTGTCAGATCAATACACGGCTGGCATTGACGGCATTCAGCTGACACAAGCAGCACTGAGTTTCCATGTCGGTGAATGGGCGAATACATTCGTAGCGGTAGCCATCTTCTTATTTGCCTTCAGTTCGGTTATCGGCAACTATTATTATGGTGAAACAAATATTGAGTTCATCAAGTACAGTCCTGCTGCACTGTTCATCTACAGGCTTGCAGTGATCGGGATGGTGATCTTTGGTGCAGTCGTGAAGCTGGATGTCGTTTGGGGGCTTGCAGATCTATTTATGGGTCTCATGGCCATCATCAACTTAATCGCGATTACATTGCTTACCAAGATTGCCCTGGCAGCATTAAAGGACTATCGTGCACAGAAGAAACAAGGGAAAGATCCAATTTTCTACTCTAACTCCATCGAAGGGTTGAAAGGAATTGAATGCTGGGATGAGAAACCGGCTGCTAAATCCCAGGATCTTTGA
- the parE gene encoding DNA topoisomerase IV subunit B has product MAYNDDAIQVLEGLEAVRKRPGMYIGSTDSRGLHHLVYEIVDNAVDEALAGFGNEITVTIHKDNSISVQDRGRGMPTGMHKMGKPTPEIILTVLHAGGKFGQGGYKTSGGLHGVGASVVNALSEWLVVTIERDGIKYEQRFEKGGKPETTLEKIGKTKKSGTLIHFKPDPEIFSSLTYNYDTLCERLRESAFLLKGLKIEIIDERHDQKEVFYYESGIQAFVQYLNEEKDSLHNVAFFEGVNHSIEVEFAFQFNDGFSENILSFVNNVRTKDGGTHEAGAKTAMTRVFNEYARKAGILKDRDKNLEGTDIREGLAAIVSVRIPEELLQFEGQTKGKLGTSEARSAVDSVVSEHLLYFLEENPDTSSLLIKKSIKAAQAREAARKAREDARNGKKRKRSETVLSGKLTPAQSRNPQRNELYLVEGDSAGGSAKQGRDRKFQAILPLRGKVINTEKAKLQDIFKNEEINTIIHAIGGGVGPEFNVDDINYDKIVIMTDADTDGAHIQVLLLTFFYRYMKPLVEAGKIYIALPPLYKVSKGTGKKEKIEYAWTDEELQGAMKKIGKGYMIQRYKGLGEMNADQLWETTMDPETRALIRVRIDDAARAERRVTTLMGDKVEPRRKWIESNVAFGLEEDGSILENENITVAEEG; this is encoded by the coding sequence ATGGCTTATAATGATGATGCAATACAGGTTTTAGAGGGCTTGGAAGCCGTTCGCAAAAGACCTGGTATGTACATTGGCTCTACTGACTCCAGAGGGCTGCATCATTTAGTATACGAAATCGTAGATAATGCAGTAGATGAAGCACTAGCAGGTTTCGGTAATGAAATCACCGTCACCATACATAAAGATAACAGCATCTCCGTTCAGGATAGAGGACGCGGGATGCCGACAGGGATGCATAAAATGGGTAAGCCTACCCCTGAAATCATCCTGACCGTCCTTCATGCCGGCGGTAAATTCGGGCAGGGCGGGTATAAGACAAGCGGCGGCCTGCATGGGGTCGGTGCCTCCGTCGTCAACGCTTTGTCAGAATGGCTCGTGGTTACGATCGAGAGAGACGGCATCAAGTATGAACAGCGTTTTGAAAAAGGCGGTAAACCCGAAACTACTCTTGAAAAGATCGGAAAGACCAAAAAATCGGGAACACTCATACATTTTAAACCGGATCCGGAAATATTCAGTTCGCTAACATATAATTATGACACACTTTGTGAACGTTTAAGAGAATCCGCCTTCCTTCTCAAAGGCTTGAAAATTGAAATCATAGATGAACGGCATGATCAAAAGGAAGTATTTTACTATGAAAGCGGGATACAGGCATTTGTTCAATACTTAAACGAAGAGAAGGACAGTCTCCACAATGTTGCCTTTTTCGAAGGCGTGAATCACAGCATTGAAGTGGAATTCGCATTTCAGTTCAATGACGGGTTTTCTGAAAACATCCTGTCTTTCGTCAACAACGTCCGTACGAAAGACGGCGGCACCCATGAAGCAGGCGCAAAGACAGCTATGACAAGGGTGTTCAATGAATATGCCCGTAAAGCAGGGATCCTTAAAGATCGTGATAAGAATCTGGAAGGGACGGATATCAGGGAAGGCCTTGCAGCGATTGTATCGGTCCGGATCCCTGAAGAGCTCCTGCAATTCGAAGGACAGACAAAAGGTAAGCTCGGTACAAGTGAAGCCCGCTCAGCGGTGGATTCCGTCGTTTCAGAGCACCTGCTTTATTTCCTGGAAGAAAATCCGGATACAAGCTCACTGCTGATCAAAAAATCGATCAAAGCGGCTCAAGCGCGCGAGGCTGCACGAAAAGCCCGGGAAGATGCACGCAACGGCAAAAAACGAAAACGTTCTGAAACCGTTCTCTCTGGAAAGCTGACTCCCGCCCAATCGAGAAATCCTCAGCGGAATGAACTATATCTGGTGGAGGGTGATTCTGCCGGAGGTTCTGCAAAACAGGGGCGTGACCGTAAGTTCCAGGCCATCCTGCCGCTGCGTGGTAAAGTCATCAACACAGAAAAGGCAAAGTTACAGGATATCTTCAAAAATGAAGAAATCAATACCATCATTCACGCCATTGGAGGCGGAGTCGGACCTGAGTTCAACGTCGACGACATCAATTACGATAAAATTGTGATCATGACCGATGCAGATACGGATGGAGCACATATTCAAGTCTTGCTGCTTACCTTCTTCTACCGCTATATGAAGCCGCTCGTTGAAGCCGGAAAAATATACATCGCCCTGCCTCCGCTTTATAAAGTGAGCAAGGGGACGGGAAAGAAAGAAAAAATAGAATATGCGTGGACAGATGAAGAGCTTCAAGGAGCCATGAAAAAAATCGGTAAAGGGTATATGATCCAACGATATAAAGGTCTGGGTGAAATGAATGCAGATCAATTATGGGAAACGACCATGGACCCTGAGACCAGAGCGCTGATCAGAGTAAGAATCGACGATGCTGCACGTGCGGAACGCCGTGTCACGACCCTGATGGGCGACAAAGTCGAACCACGCCGGAAATGGATCGAAAGTAATGTAGCATTCGGCTTGGAAGAAGACGGCAGCATCCTGGAAAATGAAAACATCACGGTCGCAGAGGAGGGGTAA
- a CDS encoding purine/pyrimidine permease has translation MHLFLSAFQWVAFMVAGSIAAPIAIADLFQLSPAETAGFIQRTIFVLGAASLIQALIGHKLPINEGPAGLWWGVFAIYAGFSGTLYSSHEKVLTVLQGGMIVSGIIFFLLSATGLLRKLTSLFTPTITFVYLMLLILQLSGSFVKGMFGLSGEEGTLQPVVLLGSVLTILLALYFSSHKVKWVQQYSIILALIAGWLIFAGMGLGGLVTVSSSWFALPEIFVFGAPAFDTGVVITSVFITFLLTTNMIASIRVMEEVMKSQGEPVYERYNSSGFASGINQLLGGVFSAIGSVPISGSAGFVTATKMYRILPFIAGSAMIIVISLVPKVMNVFASLPAPVGYAVTTVIFIKMVGLALGEYQKETNLERTHFVAGISLIVGVGAMFVPPSAFKDVPVAAASILNNGLILGTVTGIVVEQTIKSRTDKSMKSE, from the coding sequence ATGCATTTATTTTTATCAGCTTTTCAATGGGTGGCGTTCATGGTTGCTGGATCAATTGCCGCTCCCATTGCAATTGCTGATTTATTTCAGTTATCTCCAGCAGAGACCGCCGGATTCATACAGCGGACCATTTTCGTATTGGGAGCAGCCAGTCTCATCCAGGCACTGATCGGACATAAACTGCCAATCAACGAGGGACCTGCAGGCCTTTGGTGGGGTGTTTTTGCCATCTATGCAGGATTTTCAGGCACTCTATACAGCAGCCATGAAAAAGTATTAACTGTTTTACAAGGAGGCATGATTGTCAGCGGAATCATCTTTTTCCTTCTTAGTGCGACTGGGCTTTTAAGAAAATTGACTTCCTTATTTACTCCAACCATCACCTTTGTTTATCTGATGCTGTTGATATTGCAGCTGAGCGGTTCTTTTGTTAAAGGCATGTTCGGGCTGAGTGGGGAAGAGGGCACACTGCAGCCTGTCGTGCTGCTCGGAAGTGTGTTGACGATCCTTCTAGCCCTTTACTTCTCCAGTCATAAAGTAAAGTGGGTACAACAGTATTCCATCATCCTCGCCCTGATTGCAGGTTGGTTAATTTTTGCGGGGATGGGACTCGGAGGGCTGGTAACCGTTTCAAGTTCCTGGTTCGCTTTACCTGAAATATTCGTATTTGGTGCACCGGCATTTGATACCGGGGTAGTCATTACGTCAGTGTTCATCACCTTTCTGCTAACGACCAATATGATCGCGTCGATCAGAGTCATGGAGGAAGTGATGAAGTCACAAGGTGAGCCTGTGTATGAACGGTATAATTCAAGCGGCTTTGCTTCAGGTATTAACCAGCTGCTGGGAGGAGTATTTTCTGCCATCGGTTCTGTCCCGATATCCGGCTCTGCCGGCTTTGTGACTGCTACGAAAATGTATCGAATCCTTCCATTCATAGCGGGAAGCGCGATGATCATCGTTATCAGCCTGGTTCCCAAGGTGATGAATGTATTCGCAAGTTTACCCGCCCCGGTCGGGTACGCCGTCACAACAGTCATTTTTATAAAGATGGTCGGTCTTGCTTTGGGTGAATATCAAAAAGAAACGAACTTGGAGCGCACCCATTTTGTCGCTGGCATCTCCCTTATTGTCGGGGTGGGTGCCATGTTTGTACCCCCATCTGCGTTTAAAGATGTGCCTGTGGCAGCAGCCTCCATACTTAATAATGGGCTCATACTTGGTACCGTTACGGGAATAGTGGTGGAGCAGACAATCAAGTCAAGAACAGATAAATCCATGAAAAGCGAGTAA
- a CDS encoding staygreen family protein codes for MSDFNPEKLSVTYLPPASIFNPIDNRKYTLTHSDATGDLFLSVGCHYDLKKINAQMRDEVLGEWRREQGQYTLCGKVYVSGGEFDAKLSEVRFMIFKKELPLALAAIVNGDQGFFTYFPWLLDAPIYMFFESVFDEFNQVIYFGTPRQYLIK; via the coding sequence ATGAGTGATTTCAATCCTGAGAAGTTATCTGTTACGTATTTGCCGCCTGCATCAATCTTTAATCCCATTGATAACAGAAAGTACACACTGACTCACTCTGATGCAACCGGGGATTTATTCTTAAGTGTCGGCTGTCACTACGATTTGAAGAAAATAAATGCACAAATGAGAGATGAAGTTCTCGGGGAGTGGCGCCGTGAACAAGGACAATACACATTGTGCGGGAAGGTATATGTGAGCGGAGGAGAATTTGATGCTAAGCTGTCGGAAGTCCGGTTCATGATTTTCAAAAAGGAACTTCCACTTGCACTGGCAGCAATCGTAAATGGGGACCAAGGGTTTTTCACGTACTTTCCATGGCTTCTTGATGCTCCAATTTATATGTTTTTCGAATCGGTATTTGATGAGTTTAATCAGGTTATTTATTTCGGTACACCCAGACAGTATTTAATAAAGTGA
- a CDS encoding glycine betaine ABC transporter substrate-binding protein: MKKILTPFIILLAASIIIAGCGNNGGKETITVSGKMWTEQFILTHIMAELLKEKTDLDVKVEEGLGEVSILTPALEKGDIDVYVEYTGTGLEAVLKEQAEEGASGDEILDQVRKGYEEKFNVTWLKPLGFENTYTLAYTEDQDFNAKTFSDLVPLSKDLSFGAPHQFYEREGDGYDAFSKEYGFEFKKKESYDPNIMYEAVKNGDVDIIPAFTTDGRIERYNLKSTKDDKGFFPPYDAAPIIRQEVLKEHPEVEKALNELAGQISEKEMSEMNAKVDIDKKEPKDVAREFLISKGFIKE, translated from the coding sequence ATGAAAAAGATACTTACCCCATTCATTATCCTGCTGGCAGCTTCGATCATCATTGCGGGCTGCGGCAATAACGGAGGGAAGGAAACGATTACAGTATCAGGTAAAATGTGGACAGAACAATTCATCCTGACACATATCATGGCTGAGCTATTGAAGGAAAAGACAGACCTTGATGTGAAAGTTGAAGAAGGCCTGGGTGAGGTATCGATCCTGACTCCCGCTCTTGAAAAAGGAGATATCGATGTGTATGTAGAGTATACCGGAACCGGACTGGAAGCGGTTCTTAAAGAACAGGCAGAGGAAGGGGCTTCAGGTGACGAGATACTGGATCAGGTCCGAAAAGGATATGAAGAAAAATTCAATGTGACCTGGCTTAAGCCTCTTGGATTCGAAAATACGTATACACTTGCCTACACAGAGGATCAGGATTTTAATGCAAAAACATTTTCTGACTTAGTGCCCCTTTCAAAGGACCTTAGCTTCGGAGCCCCTCACCAGTTCTATGAACGCGAGGGAGACGGCTACGATGCTTTCTCAAAAGAATACGGCTTCGAGTTTAAGAAAAAAGAAAGCTATGATCCTAATATTATGTATGAGGCTGTGAAAAACGGAGATGTGGATATCATCCCTGCCTTTACTACCGATGGAAGAATCGAACGATACAATCTAAAGTCAACAAAAGATGATAAAGGCTTCTTCCCTCCATACGATGCAGCACCGATCATCCGCCAGGAAGTATTGAAAGAACATCCTGAGGTGGAAAAAGCATTAAATGAATTAGCGGGTCAGATATCTGAAAAAGAAATGAGTGAAATGAACGCAAAAGTGGATATCGATAAAAAAGAACCAAAAGATGTGGCACGTGAATTCCTCATTTCAAAAGGTTTTATAAAAGAATAA
- a CDS encoding ABC transporter ATP-binding protein, translating to MIEFKNVKKVYEDGTEAIKGIDLTIPEGKLVALIGPSGCGKTTTMKMINKLIGLTSGTITINGRDISEEDEVELRRNIGYVIQRIGLLPHMRIEENISLIPKLKGWKKEKYESRVVELMNLVGLEPGIYRKKYPLELSGGQQQRVGVIRALAAEPPIILMDEPFSALDPISREQLQDELKHIQNSIHKTIVFVTHDIDEALKIADEIAVMRDGRIEQIATPGELITSPANDFVRSFIGEHRIDEGKKEIVMADIIDENPIFLHYEESEYETISHDATLTEAAGIFVSKEPHTLVVTKDGKHIGSVSRSDILKAVASENRREAPSQ from the coding sequence ATGATTGAATTCAAGAATGTCAAAAAAGTGTACGAAGACGGGACAGAAGCAATTAAAGGAATCGACTTGACGATTCCCGAGGGGAAACTTGTCGCGTTGATCGGTCCAAGCGGATGCGGTAAAACGACTACGATGAAAATGATCAATAAACTGATTGGGCTTACCAGCGGCACAATCACAATCAATGGCAGGGACATATCGGAAGAAGATGAAGTTGAACTGAGAAGGAATATCGGTTATGTCATTCAACGGATCGGACTCCTGCCTCATATGAGAATAGAAGAGAATATCAGTCTGATACCGAAACTAAAGGGATGGAAAAAGGAAAAATACGAAAGCAGGGTCGTTGAATTGATGAACCTGGTCGGACTCGAACCCGGCATTTACCGAAAAAAATATCCCCTTGAATTGAGCGGAGGACAGCAGCAGCGGGTCGGTGTCATACGTGCTCTTGCTGCGGAACCGCCAATTATTTTGATGGATGAACCCTTCAGTGCCCTCGACCCCATCAGCAGGGAGCAGCTGCAGGATGAACTGAAACATATCCAAAACTCCATACATAAAACAATCGTCTTTGTCACGCATGATATCGACGAAGCGTTGAAAATCGCCGATGAAATTGCCGTCATGCGGGACGGAAGAATCGAGCAAATCGCAACACCGGGCGAATTGATTACTTCACCCGCCAATGATTTTGTGCGTTCATTTATCGGGGAGCATCGGATTGATGAAGGCAAAAAGGAAATCGTAATGGCGGATATCATCGATGAAAATCCAATCTTCCTCCATTATGAAGAATCTGAATATGAGACGATTTCCCACGATGCCACACTCACTGAAGCCGCTGGTATTTTTGTTTCCAAAGAGCCTCATACATTGGTTGTGACGAAAGACGGGAAGCATATAGGAAGTGTATCCAGAAGTGATATCCTGAAGGCTGTCGCTTCAGAAAATAGAAGGGAGGCCCCATCACAATGA
- a CDS encoding CoA-binding protein: MIENPTREEMGQILKNSKRIAVVGLSDNPDRTSHSVSKAMQDQGYEIIPVNPTIDSALGIKAVSSLEEIEGSVDIVNVFRRSEFLPEIAREFDKIDAKVFWAQLGVMNDEAYSFLKERGYTVIMDRCIKVEHALTK; the protein is encoded by the coding sequence ATGATAGAAAATCCAACACGTGAAGAAATGGGACAAATATTGAAGAACTCGAAGCGGATTGCAGTCGTTGGATTAAGCGACAATCCGGATCGTACCTCCCATTCTGTGTCAAAGGCAATGCAGGACCAAGGCTACGAAATCATCCCGGTTAACCCTACAATCGATTCCGCTCTTGGGATAAAAGCGGTCTCTTCATTAGAGGAAATCGAAGGATCCGTTGATATTGTCAATGTGTTCAGGCGTTCGGAATTCCTTCCCGAAATTGCAAGAGAATTTGATAAAATAGATGCTAAGGTTTTCTGGGCTCAACTGGGTGTCATGAATGATGAGGCTTACTCTTTCCTCAAAGAACGCGGATATACAGTGATCATGGATCGATGCATTAAGGTTGAACATGCTTTAACCAAATAG
- a CDS encoding ABC transporter permease: MIQTLSFINTLTTRSDDIMTGLVEHLYLSFISIFIAIVISLPLGIYISRKKQIAEFYIGITAVFQTIPSLALFGFLIPLLGTGNTTAIIALTVYALLPILRNTFTGIAGVDEGVIEAGKGMGMTNSQLLFKIELPLALPFIMAGIRTATVLTVGVATLATFVGAGGLGDLIYRGLSTWNNSLVLAGAIPAALLALFFDFLLRLLEKATTPKGLKARK; encoded by the coding sequence ATGATCCAAACCCTCTCATTTATCAATACGCTCACAACCCGCTCGGATGATATCATGACCGGACTGGTTGAACATCTTTATCTATCGTTCATCTCGATATTTATTGCGATTGTGATTTCACTGCCTCTTGGAATCTACATATCGAGGAAGAAGCAGATCGCAGAGTTCTATATAGGGATAACAGCTGTCTTCCAAACGATACCAAGTCTGGCCCTGTTTGGATTTTTGATTCCTTTGCTCGGTACGGGAAATACAACGGCGATCATCGCGCTTACTGTCTATGCACTGCTTCCAATCCTCAGAAATACGTTTACCGGGATCGCAGGAGTGGATGAAGGTGTCATAGAAGCGGGAAAAGGAATGGGAATGACCAATTCACAGCTATTATTCAAGATTGAACTCCCGCTTGCCCTGCCTTTCATCATGGCCGGAATACGCACGGCTACTGTGTTGACGGTAGGTGTTGCAACACTTGCGACATTCGTTGGAGCCGGAGGGCTTGGAGACCTGATATACCGCGGGCTTTCGACGTGGAATAATTCACTCGTTCTTGCCGGGGCAATTCCGGCCGCACTGTTGGCATTATTTTTTGATTTTCTGTTAAGACTTCTGGAAAAGGCAACAACCCCAAAAGGGTTGAAAGCCCGAAAATAA
- the parC gene encoding DNA topoisomerase IV subunit A, whose translation MTTVERYQDLPLEEVLGDRFGRYSKYIIQERALPDARDGLKPVQRRILYAMYVDGNTQEKGFRKSAKTVGNVIGNYHPHGDTSVYDAMVRMSQTWKVRNYLVEMHGNNGSIDGDPPAAMRYTEARLSAISMELLRDIDKSTVEFIPNFDDTSSEPTVLPSRFPNLLVNGSTGISAGYATDIPPHHLGEVIDATIMRMEKPESTVDDLMTVMKGPDFPTGGIIQGVDGIKKAYETGKGKVVVRGKAEVENIRGSKQQIVITEIPYEVNKANLVKKMDEFKVDRKVEGIAEVRDETDREGLRIVIELKKDADANGVLNYLYKNSDLQISYNFNMVAIHNRRPKLMGLQGLLDAYIEHQKEVVTNRTKHDLKKASDRQHIVEGLMKALSILDEVIATIRASKDKKDAKHNLIDQYQFTEAQSEAIVSLQLYRLTNTDITALRNEAEELQKLIAELTAILESESKLYSVIKKELKAIKKQFADARRTQIEDKIEEIKINLEVLIASEDVMVTVTRDGYIKRTSLRSYAASNGQDLAMKETDRLLGQYEMNTTDVLLVFTNKGNYIYCPVHELPDIRWKDLGQHVGNIVPIDRDEQVLKAIPIKEFSEDQYLLFITRNGMTKKSELSQYKAQRYSRPLVAVNLKGDDTLVDVHLTDGKQEVFLATHLSYGLWFTEEEISIVGPRAAGVKGINLKDDDFVVSGKVITDPSNEFVFLVSQRGAVKKMKLSEFERTSRAKRGVIMLRELKSNPHRVVRIEVVNDTNRVELITKKGKTEEVKIKDLRANDRYSNGSFVIDEAESGPVIETWLKPTENDQ comes from the coding sequence ATGACAACAGTAGAAAGATATCAAGATCTGCCTTTAGAAGAGGTGCTTGGCGACCGGTTTGGACGATATAGTAAATACATTATTCAAGAACGTGCATTACCCGATGCCAGGGACGGACTCAAACCCGTTCAGCGACGGATTCTTTATGCCATGTATGTTGACGGTAATACCCAGGAAAAAGGGTTCCGTAAATCAGCTAAGACCGTCGGTAACGTAATCGGTAATTACCATCCTCATGGTGATACTTCCGTATACGATGCCATGGTCCGGATGAGTCAGACTTGGAAAGTACGGAACTACCTTGTAGAAATGCATGGTAATAACGGAAGCATCGATGGCGATCCCCCTGCTGCCATGCGTTATACAGAAGCAAGACTGTCAGCGATCTCAATGGAATTACTGCGTGATATCGACAAAAGTACGGTAGAGTTCATTCCAAACTTCGATGATACGTCAAGTGAACCTACTGTACTTCCTTCCCGATTTCCAAACCTGTTAGTGAATGGATCGACGGGTATATCTGCAGGTTATGCAACGGATATCCCGCCTCACCATTTAGGTGAAGTGATTGATGCTACAATCATGCGCATGGAAAAACCAGAAAGTACAGTCGATGATTTAATGACTGTCATGAAAGGGCCGGATTTCCCTACCGGAGGGATCATACAAGGGGTTGACGGCATCAAAAAAGCCTATGAAACCGGGAAAGGAAAAGTCGTTGTCCGCGGAAAAGCTGAAGTTGAAAATATCCGCGGAAGCAAGCAGCAAATCGTCATCACAGAGATCCCTTACGAAGTAAACAAGGCGAATCTCGTGAAAAAGATGGACGAATTCAAAGTGGACCGCAAAGTGGAGGGAATCGCAGAGGTTCGCGATGAGACAGACCGCGAAGGACTCCGCATTGTGATCGAACTGAAGAAAGATGCAGATGCGAACGGTGTGCTGAACTATCTTTACAAAAACAGCGACCTTCAGATTTCGTATAACTTCAATATGGTGGCCATACATAATAGACGTCCTAAGCTTATGGGGCTGCAAGGCTTGCTGGACGCCTATATTGAACACCAAAAAGAAGTGGTTACGAATCGTACCAAGCATGATTTGAAGAAAGCAAGCGACCGTCAGCATATCGTTGAAGGTTTAATGAAAGCATTATCGATCCTTGACGAAGTGATTGCTACCATCCGTGCATCAAAAGACAAAAAAGATGCAAAGCACAACCTGATTGATCAGTATCAATTCACTGAAGCTCAATCGGAAGCAATCGTCAGCCTTCAGTTATACCGTCTGACGAACACAGACATCACGGCACTTCGTAATGAAGCGGAAGAACTTCAGAAATTGATTGCAGAATTAACAGCGATCCTCGAAAGTGAGAGTAAGTTATATAGTGTCATCAAGAAAGAATTAAAAGCAATCAAGAAGCAATTTGCGGATGCAAGAAGAACACAAATTGAAGATAAAATTGAAGAAATCAAGATCAACCTCGAAGTATTGATAGCAAGTGAGGACGTTATGGTGACAGTCACCCGTGACGGATACATCAAACGCACGAGTCTTCGATCATATGCAGCATCAAACGGCCAGGATCTTGCTATGAAAGAAACGGACAGGCTGCTGGGCCAGTATGAAATGAATACCACGGATGTCCTTCTCGTGTTCACCAATAAGGGTAATTACATTTACTGCCCGGTACATGAGCTGCCCGACATCCGCTGGAAGGACCTCGGACAGCACGTAGGTAACATCGTTCCGATCGATCGAGATGAACAGGTATTGAAGGCGATCCCTATTAAAGAATTCAGTGAGGATCAGTACCTTCTGTTCATAACCAGGAACGGTATGACCAAGAAGTCTGAGCTTTCTCAATATAAGGCACAGCGATATTCACGTCCATTAGTCGCAGTCAACTTAAAAGGTGATGATACGCTGGTGGATGTACATTTAACAGATGGAAAACAGGAAGTATTCCTGGCAACTCACCTTAGCTATGGTTTGTGGTTTACGGAAGAAGAAATAAGCATCGTCGGCCCGAGAGCGGCTGGTGTAAAAGGTATCAATTTGAAGGACGATGACTTTGTTGTTTCAGGCAAGGTCATAACTGATCCTTCAAATGAATTTGTTTTCCTCGTAAGCCAACGCGGTGCAGTGAAGAAGATGAAACTGTCCGAATTCGAAAGAACCAGCCGTGCAAAGCGCGGGGTCATCATGCTCCGGGAATTGAAATCGAACCCGCATCGAGTAGTTCGAATTGAAGTGGTGAATGATACCAATAGGGTTGAACTGATAACCAAAAAAGGCAAGACTGAAGAGGTAAAAATAAAGGATCTCCGGGCTAATGATCGTTATTCCAATGGATCATTCGTGATCGATGAGGCTGAAAGCGGTCCAGTTATAGAAACTTGGTTAAAACCAACCGAAAATGATCAATAA